The genomic segment TCTCTGATGGAAAACGAGCGTAGAACCGGAATTCCTCGTCTGTGGCACCGTATCGGTTGATGGAAACTGTGCAGGACAAGTCCCTCAGCTGACTTTACACTACTCTATATAAGTCCTGACCTAAGCCTGCAGTTGTCTGATGGTTTCGGCAGCAGCATTCATTCCACTTGCGGATTCATGGTCAGTAGCTGGTTCCTGAGCTTCATCGCCGTCTTCGTCCACAGAGCCGCTAGCATTAGCCATGTGTTGGAAAATCTTGAAAACGAAAGTACGCTATGAGAGGAGGCCACCATAGTTTAATGGCAAATTTCCAACGGCCCTCCTCgctctccactacaaaaaagtacctacttcaCTGGAGTACagactcctactccacagactacagtgaCATCGGTCTGTGGATCAGCGGCACTGTCCCTAAATCgacactccactttaaaagactcctgttaaatatagaggtttccctggtagttgttggagattaacccacgttgttaggattaagtagttttaagtgatctacagttcggcactgttcggcttgaatTGTGTGGGAgaagtctcttcctgtgacgggactcagcggccggcagtctgaccaatcattgcatagtacctacttttacgcacgcttggaacctcgcctgagcaggtactaaaaatagtacctggtaccaggtactaggctattggaaacactacttaaaaCATGCCGTGgcaaggcgagtagagctggtggaaatgtgCCATATGTAACCAGGGTAACAACCCGGAAGTGCGAATGCACTGCTCCGCGATTTACCGGAAATGGGAACCAGGAAGTGTGATTAAGGCCTCATACTACTTTAGGGGGCGCCGAGATTGAAACTTCCTACTCGTTACTGGGAAATTCCAACTAAAACTGGAACACACTCCAGATGTTAAATATAGTTTAAAGTGTCACCTGACTTTCTGCCCTTGAAGTAATAATAATCCAGGcccactgtcttttttttttttttttttacagactaAGATGATAGTTCATTGATTCACGTGCCGAAATCAAACGTTCATATTCATTTTACGTTGCATCTTTGGCAACATACGAGAAACGCTTCAGTAAACAGAAGACAAAACAGACTCTTCCGGTCCGTTCGCAGTTTTAGCCGCTAGCTTGTGTGACTGGTCTCTTAAAAAAACATCCCGAAACGACGAGTGAGACTAAAATCTGTACGATGTTTGAACGTCGGAACGATGTTTGAACGTCGGAACGACGCGAGGACAATTCTGCCGACTCGCTGTCCTAACGACTCTTACTTTGTGCAATATAGTTCATCTAACCAACCTTGTTATGTGCTGCCttatcaataaagtttttaaaCCAACCATGTCTCTGCTTCAGACTTCACAAgactggtttctttgttccatataaaCAAAGGTCATTGTTTCCATGTTTGAGGAACATTTTTTAGCTTTAATTTTATGAACTAAACCATTAATTAGTTAAAGGATAAAATAGTGGCCGGGAAACTTATAAAAGACAAATGTCTGATAATGAGAAGTTTTTAGGTGGAAAACAAAGTTTCATGTACTATTTGTCAGAGAATTTCAGATATTTTTAACATGTACACACTTTTttaacatatacacatacagtgtgtgtgtatatatatatttatacatatataaatatatatatatatatatatatatatatatatatacacacactgtatagatatagacatatacagtacagacgtcctgaggttctaccatAATGACAAGTATACGGGTGCAAaactctgtttctctgctttctggtatccatcGATCTTCTcgcgctttatcctccacatgaaagtctacacagggggcgctgtgtcagtctcagctgacatacgacgaaaggcggagtcacacactggacagagcgccagtccatagtttttaatgaggagagagagagagagatttacttttaaaaaataacgAGCAACACAAATGTGACCTTCACTCGTTACCTTTTTAATTTGAAACCACCTGGAAGGAAAAAACAGAGCAGACCATGTCCAATCTTTGGTCGACGTTTCTGTCGCGTCTGTGATTGTGTTTCCGATCAGTTTCTGTGAAGGTTGAAGGAAAAAACGTAGTTTTCCTGTCGTACACGCGACAAACCAGTTCTGTCCtatttttctattaaaaaataatgtttgttgATTTCACTGCATCCATTAAATGTGAGTTTGTCCTCAGTGACACTGATTTGTCGTGTTGTTCCGGGGTTGTCGGGGTCGTCCGTGTCTATgtgctgtcagtgtgttttgggcctgacctttgacctctcagGTTCAGAAATGGCATCTCACTGCAGCTTGGACTTCTCGCCGCTGTCCTCGCACCGCAGGAGGCCGGCGTACAGGCGCAGGAAGGAGTAGCACACGCCCACCGAGCAGTACACCGAGGTCGCCAGCAGGGGGAGGAAGGGCAGCTCCCGTTGCCACGGTGACAGGGGGAAGACGACCTCGCAGGCAAACGCCACGGCGAATAAACCGAGCAGGTAGACGGTCTCCAGGGGGCGGAGCACTGGGCCACTGGGAGGACAGAAGTAATCTGATTACTTCCAAGTACGTGAGGATCAATAAACAAACGGAAACCAATCAATACTTTAAAAGCCGGTTAACTGGCAATTGATTAATTTGATGGGGCGAGAGGCAAGAGTCCATGTAcacgtgtgaatgagtgtgaacaTTAGAATGAGTATtactttggtttgtttgtttgtttgtttgtttgtttacctgtgcAGTTTCCTCAGAGCGGTGAATGAGTAGATGCTAAACATCAACATCAGAACAACTTTGATTGGCAGCTctgaaaaacaggaagtggaaataACTTTgaaatgaagacatgaagaagaagaagagtgagagGACATGAAGACGTCAAAGACACCATGTTCACCTGCCGGTGTGAAGATCAGCGGGAACAGAGAGTAATGTCCTGTGGTGGACAGAACCAGGAAGACTCCAGCGTCCTCTCTGCTCTCGACCGCCAGGAGACTGCAGGACAACAAACAgacagtcaaacaaacaaacagacagacagacaaacaaacggTCCGTCAGAGCGAGAAGCAACGCACGGATCTAAGTGACTCTGTGATGTCACGTGACGTATGAAGGCGGGGCCACGGCTGACCTGAGGGGCAGGACGGCGAGGAGGACGGCCTTCTCGTGGACGTGCCAGCCGAACATGAAGGAGCCCAGAGAGCAGAGCACGAGACAACGCAGGAAACCACGAGCACCACGAGGACGCAGCCAAAGGGAGACGAGGGCCGGCTAccgacacacagacagacagacagagagacagacagagacacagagtttAGGTCAAACGAGAGTTCAATGTCAGACACCAGAACTGatccaaactaaactaaagtctGGAATCAGGATTTTTTTCataacttcacaaaaaaagattaaaatagaaaaactgtttaaaacatttaacttCTGCTGCGACGCAAGCGTAACTCATCAGTGACTCATCGCTGACTCATCAGTGACTCATCGGTGACTCATCAGTAACTCATCGGGGACTCATCAGTGACTCATCGGTGACTCATCTGTGACTCATCAGTAACTCATCTGTGACTCATCGGTAACTCATCAGTGACTCATCAGTGACTCATCGATAACTCATTGGTGACTCATCGGTGACGCTCAGTGTGTTGTCACTCACCAGGATGGACAGCAGAGAGCAGACGAGTGTGACGGACGGAGAGACGGATGGGAGGACAGAGTGCTGAAACTCCTGAACCAGCCCGCCTGTCATGGAGGCTCGaggaagctccgcctcctccagcAGCTTCAGACGCAcgcctggaacacacacacagacacacacacacacaaatatagtAACACTGACACCAACAGGCAAACAAATCAAACGCACCCTTAACTTAACTGAAACTACACATTTCTACAGCTTTGAAAACATGATCGTCACTTTTCATCTAtgatcaattcattcattcatgttcacGTGTTTCGctcactgttggacagacttttccaacaggaaactgaagtttgtaaaccactcactctcccacaccaaagcccaaagagaaaatcagtgatgatGAGAGAGGGCGGAGCCTCACCGAGCACCGCCAGGATTTTGTCCAGCACGTTGTAGAGGGCCCAGACGTTGGGGGCCCAGTAGGCGTGGCAGAGTCCACGCTGGAACGGAAAGAGGCGGGACAACACCTGAGAGAGCTGaccctgacaaaaaaaacaaaaaaacatgacatcatcaccaccagTCAGTCATGTGACATAACAACAGCTCGTCAGACCTGTGGTCAAACAAGAGCTGAGTGAGATGTTCCTTTAACTCCTCCACTGAAGTTAAAGACGTtccagtgagtgagtcagtgagtgagtgaatgcgACCCCACTCACCATGACGATGAATGGGCCAAAGGACAGAGCACAGACGGAGACGACGATGGTTCCCAGAGCCAAGAGACGGAGTGGACTGAAACTCGTCCAGCGGACTGAACCGTCTGTGAGACGAGTCGTTTCGGTTAGTAATGGTTAAACTAAACCAACCTGTCATTTAGTAATACGATCactctcaatgaaaacatgatgacaagaggaaaaaactgatttttctACCATATCTTTAAGAAtgcgttcacgtctttatcacACGtttttctcccacaccaaaccccatagagaaaatcagtgattttagcttgagGACACACAGCAGTTcctgatccacttctgcctccattactacgttcaaatgtctaatttagtcaaattcggcatttgaaatcctttgttcagattgacctcagtgacacaaagtgaccaaacgaggcagcagcagaccagcagctcctgtgtccctgccagctaaaatcactcttttctctatgggatttggtgtgggagaaaaacttcagtttcctgttggaaaagtctgtctaacagtaaGAAAATggcgtgaacatgttcttaaaggggacatattatgcaaaatcaactttttaaccatttcaatacttatatttgggactctggaggccctaccagtcgccaaagtgtggaaaaagaatactcagtcatgttttcgtggtccccttcagtgtaagtataggcgataaaacacgtgatgttgaattccctgcgcttatgacggcagcatgtgcatttcaccacaaatgttaccgcccaccagtaagtttacctcgagagctccaccttaggtccaccttgtccctataaaatgcgagagtgcaggcgagggaagaagagcggtattatgtcaacgcggagggacaagattgctgttggtggctgcacagtggagcacagtgttgtacacaaacttccagccttagatgattttatatatgaagctaatgtgccggataaagtcagcaaacgtgtgttcgcaccacttcgcatcagactgcggccagcggtcgccgtatttagtcagcgaccgtacaaacacacacatttttaagaaaaggtcaaatagagctcataactgaccattctgacacgtcctaattaaaaatatttgttcagtacgttctccatgaccggagcacagactcagtctgatacagtcacatacagcggcagtttatgcagcgatcagcggtgctgccccaagtgtttttaactgatttacagttcggcagcgttcagcttgatccttgtgtcagacgtctcttcctgtgacggcacgcTCGctggtataatatgtccactttaaagcccacatagaccggaagctccaattaacgctgcgtttgtgtgtgtatctgcgtcattacctcgtttatgaaaccctaaagtttcacaACAAcacttcagccactgctgagaaaatagtgttgtattgttttcctgggctctgcgaagcggatcggcacttccttaatttgatgtcgtcatcagaaatcctcaccactcctctcaccaccgtagcgcctcccggtgcgggcactagtccgggcacatccggttgcgtacattcaaccgcagaagaagaagaactactctggttgtagctgctgagatgcagagcatccaccgtgccagagggggagctgtgtatctgagagctggcctaccaattacgtcacttccaggaaCCTGGCCAATCCCAgcacagtgggaaagctcttgttggctggccaatcacaacacagtccattttctgggggtgtggttttggtctgaaacagcgcggctgacgagagcgtcagtgaggagatattttgatcggctcgtttgcagcgattaggaggtttttaatcatgaaaacaagttaatatatgtaagtagacctcataaactaacatatatgtgaccatgaaaacaagttaatatatgtaagtagacctccataactaacatatacgtgaccatgaaaacaagttaatatatgtaagtagacctccataactaacatatatgtgaccatgaaaacaagttaatatatatgtaagtagacctccataactaacatatacgtgaccgtgaaaacaagttaatatatgtaagtagacctccataacttacatatatgtgaccatgaaaacaagttaatatatgtaagtagacctccataactaacatatacgtgaccatgaaaacaagttaatatatgtaagtagacctccataactaacatatatgtgaccatgaaaacaagttaatatatgtaagtagacctccataactaacatatacgtgaccgtgaaaacaagttaatatatgtaagtagacctccataacttacatatatgtgaccatgaaaacaagttaatatatgtaagtagacctccataactaacatatatgtgaccatgaaaacaagttaatatatgtaagtagacctccataactaacatatacgtgaccatgaaaacaagttaatatatgtaagtagacctccataact from the Solea solea chromosome 4, fSolSol10.1, whole genome shotgun sequence genome contains:
- the alg8 gene encoding probable dolichyl pyrophosphate Glc1Man9GlcNAc2 alpha-1,3-glucosyltransferase codes for the protein MAAPDTGGWFPALAVGVSLLKCLFINAYHSTDFEVHRNWLAITHSLPVSRWYYENTSAWTLDYPPLFAWFEFGLSHVARHFDRNMLLVENLNYASASTVLFQRLSVIATDVVFIFAVRECCRCVQEQKGSRDILSRPSFVLASLLLYNFGLLIVDHIHFQYNGFLFGFLLLSVAKHLQSQHLQGALLFSILLNLKHIYLYVAPAYGIYLLRSYCFTQDNRDGSVRWTSFSPLRLLALGTIVVSVCALSFGPFIVMGQLSQVLSRLFPFQRGLCHAYWAPNVWALYNVLDKILAVLGVRLKLLEEAELPRASMTGGLVQEFQHSVLPSVSPSVTLVCSLLSILPALVSLWLRPRGARGFLRCLVLCSLGSFMFGWHVHEKAVLLAVLPLSLLAVESREDAGVFLVLSTTGHYSLFPLIFTPAELPIKVVLMLMFSIYSFTALRKLHSGPVLRPLETVYLLGLFAVAFACEVVFPLSPWQRELPFLPLLATSVYCSVGVCYSFLRLYAGLLRCEDSGEKSKLQ